The Ooceraea biroi isolate clonal line C1 chromosome 11, Obir_v5.4, whole genome shotgun sequence genome includes a region encoding these proteins:
- the LOC105277448 gene encoding mitochondrial import inner membrane translocase subunit TIM44 — MLQNIASCSLKGAARRSTTGLRNGSRERSLLRAHRPPSTELLSVQMQSTTLRQYSSSGRRPSFISQFIDNIRQEMRKNKEMQDSLKKFREETQKLEQSEALRTARQKFQAVESEATKGSEVIKEKLDTFKEKMQEVIEEASKTELGKRAGQLGEEITKSAKGAAETISEKGHALGKTGAFQTISHTAEAVRNELDQHGILGKVYVPLKKLRKRNEAPVEPREIMPDDKTTGVEMHKDFMFANAWQNFKDKNPYVNKVMDWKIKYDESDNAVLRASRLLTDKVSDIIGGLFQKTELSETLTEICALDPNFCKIQFLKDCETDFIPNILEAMVRGDLEILKDWCHEAPYNLIALPLKEAKKLGYHLDSRILDIDNVDLVMGKVMEQGPVLIISFQSQQIICVRNAKNEVVEGDPQKVMRVNYVWVLCRDRTELNPKAAWRLLDLSATSSEQLV; from the exons ATG TTGCAGAACATTGCATCTTGTAGTTTAAAAGGAGCCGCGAGGCGATCGACGACAGGCTTGAGAAATGGCTCGAGGGAACGTTCGTTGTTACGTGCGCATCGCCCACCGTCGACGGAATTGCTCAGTGTACAGATGCAATCG ACGACTCTACGACAGTATTCAAGCTCGGGGCGACGGCCGAGCTTCATATCCCAATTCATCGACAATATCAGGCAGGAGATGCGAAAGAACAAAGAGATGCAAGACTCGTTAAAAAAGTTCAGAGAAGAGACCCAAAAACTGGAGCAATCGGAGGCGTTACGGACAGCGAGACAGAAATTTCAGGCTGTCGAATCTGAAGCTACCAAAGGATCAGAAGTTATTAAGGAAAAGCTGGACACATTTAAAGAGAAA ATGCAAGAGGTTATCGAAGAGGCGAGCAAGACTGAACTAGGTAAGCGCGCTGGCCAGTTAGGCGAAGAAATTACGAAATCTGCCAAAGGCGCGGCGGAGACGATCTCTGAAAAGGGCCACGCGCTTGGTAAAACCGGTGCGTTTCAGACGATCTCGCACACCGCGGAGGCCGTACGGAACGAACTCGACCAACACGGGATTCTAG GCAAAGTTTATGTTCCGCTCAAGAAACTACGGAAGAGAAACGAAGCACCTGTGGAGCCTAGGGAAATTATGCCCGACGACAAAACGACAGGTGTGGAAATGCACAAGGACTTCATGTTCGCCAACGCTTGGCAAAACTTCAAG gaTAAGAATCCATACGTGAATAAAGTAATGGACTGGAAGATTAAATACGACGAGTCGGATAATGCCGTGCTGCGGGCTTCCAGATTGCTCACCGACAAGGTTTCAGACATTATAGGCGGACTGTTCCAAAAGACCGAACTGTCGGAGACCCTGACAGAGATCTGCGCTCTGGATCcgaatttttgtaaaatacaatttttgaaaGATTGCGAGACGGATTTCATCCCGAACATTCTCGAGGCGATGGTCAGGGGCGATCTCGAGATCCTGAAAGACTGGTGTCACGAAGCGCCTTACAACCTGATCGCACTGCCGCTCAAGGAGGCGAAGAAGCTAGGGTATCATTTGGACAGTAGAATCCTCG ACATCGACAACGTGGACTTGGTGATGGGCAAGGTGATGGAACAGGGTCCGGTCCTGATCATCAGCTTTCAGTCTCAGCAGATCATATGCGTGCGAAACGCGAAGAACGAGGTGGTCGAGGGCGATCCGCAAAAAGTGATGCGCGTCAATTACGTCTGGGTATTGTGCCGCGACCGAACGGAACTCAATCCGAAGGCTGCCTGGCGCTTGCTCGACCTTAGTGCCACCAGTTCGGAGCAGCTGGTATAG
- the LOC105277435 gene encoding targeting protein for Xklp2, translating into MGDYHAPQWIDFIENCSPQPPIKDFFDTVHSVHERPLNDSAAENAENVQPAGSQNNIPALRSTVSTKAQEDLNIIRSTPVKVISPKHRNNKETVVGETTYEQVLSDAMKKLELCKKPLRASRDVLNKVTTQHADTFKTPRMPITKSSRSVGYHSASTRLNVPHGQNSAPRAVKVNRNTPLRGTPVNPKRASVSCSLFKEDKGDVKHGTSKRPNDPVDEPKNDKKASEKHEEENHEKHEKDDNNEYNEEGEQERGNQEDATASQDDSEECGQDNVDAKTEKHNETQPTKRLGVLTWQNRRRSLHKRRSGPANNQYVSLAEAVSRFQTETPKRFRTRSTKENHAAGMTMNVSKLVQNRLKPTIPISPALMSKNRTRAVTVLSQEEREKQQMEEIKKHPIKANPIPRAVLQGPRMKVAGTTKKQATTKTASSFSQLSKKSRATLPSSFQLKATSLHHDKATSAAGPKNTVTKVLVTDPTGIIVEQEEITFFGVPKDTGATKGVTRIVPFSFEARNKDLQMKREQRLKSLQEASKTKVGFQARPAPNFSKAPTSTGKQQQILKKSNSVLPCPFSFEERDKKLPKRKEQLEKTLLDEDKRARVFRANPAPVFKPVLVRGRSREHLSIRDKSARTADKECEDQENREPNVDTESTSMQKTMSLPCIDKTPLMEKREENARALPIELHSDKRAKERREFDEKVKRKEMEDVLKHEEENRKQVEQEKRIKAELRKLTEVKARPMPVYKPMVIEKATKQLTEPQSPAFAHKLRRKQT; encoded by the exons ATGGGAGATTATCACGCGCCGCAATGGATAGATTTTATTGAGAACTGCAGTCCACAGCCTCCGATCAAAGATTTCTTCGATACGGTCCACTCGGTACATGAACGCCCGCTCAATGACTCCGCCGCTGAGAACGCGGAGAATGTTCAGCCTGCAGGATCACAGAATAACATTCCGGCTCTACGGAGTACCGTCAGCACAAAGGCACAGGAGGACTTAAACATCATAAGAAGTACCCCCGTCAAGGTGATCTCCCCAAAACATCGTAATAACAAGGAAACCGTGGTGGGAGAGACCACTTACGAGCAGGTGCTCAGCGACGCGATGAAAAAATTAGAGCTCTGCAAAAAGCCGCTTAGGGCTAGTCGGGATGTACTGAATAAAGTAACGACTCAACATGCTGATACCTTCAAGACCCCACGCATGCCCATCACCAAGTCGTCCAGATCCGTCGGCTATCACAGTGCATCAACTAGACTAAACGTTCCACACGGCCAGAATTCTGCACCAAGAGCCGTAAAAGTTAACAGAAACACGCCACTTAGGGGCACGCCTGTAAATCCGAAGAGAGCATCGGTCAGCTGCTCCCTGTTTAAAGAAGATAAAGGTGACGTGAAACATGGTACTTCCAAGAGACCGAATGATCCAGTAGACGAGCCTAAGAACGATAAGAAAGCAAGTGAGAAACATGAAGaggaaaatcatgaaaaacATGAGAAGGACGATAATAACGAATACAACGAAGAAGGTGAACAAGAACGAG GTAACCAGGAAGATGCTACAGCCTCGCAAGACGACTCGGAAGAATGCGGTCAGGACAACGTGGACGCCAAGACCGAGAAGCACAATGAAACACAGCCTACCAAGCGCCTGGGGGTGCTCACCTGGCAAAACCGTAGACGGAGTCTGCACAAACGCAGAAGCGGGCCCGCCAACAACCAGTATGTCAGCCTGGCAGAAGCGGTATCACGCTTCCAGACGGAGACGCCGAAACGCTTCCGCACCAGGAGCACCAAGGAGAACCACGCGGCCGGCATGACGATGAACGTGTCGAAATTGGTGCAGAATCGTCTGAAGCCGACGATACCGATCTCGCCAGCGCTCATGTCGAAGAACAGGACGCGCGCCGTCACCGTGCTGAGCCAGGAGGAGCGCGAGAAGCAGCAGATGGAGGAGATAAAGAAGCACCCGATAAAGGCGAATCCGATACCGCGCGCCGTGCTGCAGGGCCCCCGCATGAAGGTCGCCGGCACCACGAAGAAGCAGGCAACGACGAAAACCGCATCCTCATTCTCGCAACTGAGTAAAAAGAGCCGCGCCACTCTGCCAAGCTCGTTTCAATTGAAGGCGACGTCGCTACATCACGACAAGGCGACGTCGGCTGCTGGCCCCAAAAATACAGTCACGAAAGTCTTGGTGACCGATCCTACGGGCATCATCGTCGAACAGGAGGAGATAACGTTCTTTGGCGTGCCCAAGGACACTGGCGCGACGAAGGGCGTGACGCGAATTGTGCCGTTTAGCTTCGAGGCACGCAACAAGGATCTCCAGATGAAGAGGGAACAGCGACTCAAGAGCCTGCAGGAGGCGAGCAAAACGAAGGTGGGATTCCAGGCTAGACCAGCGCCGAATTTCTCGAAGGCACCGACGTCAACGGGTAAACAACAACAGATTTTGAAGAAGTCTAATTCTGTGCTGCCCTGTCCGTTCAGCTTCGAAGAGCGAGACAAAAAATTGCCGAAGAGGAAAGAGCAGCTAGAGAAGACGTTGCTGGACGAGGACAAGCGAGCGCGCGTATTCCGTGCGAATCCGGCGCCGGTCTTCAAGCCCGTGTTGGTGCGCGGTAGATCCAGAGAGCATCTTTCGATCAGAGATAAGAGCGCGAGGACGGCAGACAAGGAGTGCGAGGACCAGGAGAATAGAGAGCCGAACGTTGACACAGAGAGCACATCTATGCAGAAAACGATGAGTCTCCCATGCATTGATAAGACGCCGCTGATGGAGAAGCGAGAAGAGAACGCGAGGGCTCTGCCGATAGAATTGCACTCGGATAAACGGGCGAAGGAACGACGGGAATTTGACGAGAAGGTAAAACGTAAGGAGATGGAGGACGTGCTGAAGCATGaagaagaaaacagaaaacaaGTGGAACAAGAAAAACGGATAAAAGCAGAATTACGTAAACTGACGGAAGTGAAGGCCAGGCCGATGCCGGTATATAAGCCGATGGTTATTGAAAAGGCGACGAAACAGCTGACCGAGCCGCAGAGTCCCGCGTTCGCGCACAAGCTCCGAAGGAAGCAAACATAA
- the LOC105277423 gene encoding dolichyl-diphosphooligosaccharide--protein glycosyltransferase 48 kDa subunit — translation MRLVNRLICLLFVLAGANAGGPTLVLLDNLAIKETHSIFFKTLQDSGYVLTFKSADDANLQLSKYGEYLYEHLIIFAPTVEEFGGALSVEAITEFIDGGGNVLIAGSSQSGDALHELASECGLEIDEEGSAVIDHMNYDASDNGQHTTIVADPANLIDAPVIIGSKDIPPLLYQGTGLIADTDNPLILRLLSASTSAYTYNPDQPVKEYPHGVGKNTLLIAALQARNNARVLFSGSLFFFSDEAFTSPIQKGQGGQRYEKSGNQMVAKAMAQWVFKENGVIRVSSVHHHRVGESQPPAAYTIMDDVVYSIDVERLSDGKWVPYETNDLQLEFVRIDPFVRMTMKPVGNGRYEGRFKIPDVYGVYQFKVDYTRVGLTHLYSTTQVSVRPLQHTQYERFIPSAFPYYISAFSMMGGVFLFSLVFLHYRDDTAKSKSE, via the exons ATGAGGCTGGTGAATAGGTTAATCTGCCTGCTTTTCGTGCTCGCCGGCGCGAACGCGGGCGGCCCGACTCTCGTTCTACTCGACAATCTCGCGATCAAGGAAACGCACTCGATATTCTTTAAAACACTGCAAG atAGTGGCTACGTGTTAACTTTCAAGTCAGCTGATGATGCGAATCTGCAGCTCTCCAAGTACGGCGAATATTTGTACGAGCACTTGATAATATTTGCACCCACGGTCGAGGAGTTTGGCGGTGCTTTGAGCGTGGAGGCGATCACAGAGTTCATAGATGGCGGCGGGAATGTCTTAATTGCCGGCTCCTCGCAATCCGGCGACGCTTTGCACGAGCTAGCCTCGGAGTGCGGCCTGGAGATAGACGAGGAGGGCTCCGCTGTGATCGATCACATGAATTATGACGCTTCCGATAACGGGCAGCATACCACCATAGTAGCAGACCCAGCGAACCTGATAGACGCTCCGGTCATCATTGGGAGCAAAGATATCCCACCATTGCTCTACCAGGGAACCGGACTGATCGCGGACACGGATAATCCCTTAATTCTACGTCTGCTGTCAGCATCTACCTCGGCCTACACCTACAATCCGGACCAGCCAGTCAAGGAGTATCCGCATGGCGTTGGCAAGAATACCTTGCTGATAGCGGCTCTGCAAGCCAGGAACAATGCTCGAGTCCTGTTCTCGGGTTCGCTGTTTTTCTTCAGCGATGAAGCGTTCACCAGCCCGATTCAGAAGGGACAAG GTGGTCAGAGATACGAGAAGTCCGGCAACCAGATGGTGGCGAAAGCCATGGCCCAGTGGGTGTTCAAGGAGAACGGCGTGATCCGCGTGTCGTCCGTCCACCATCACCGAGTCGGCGAGTCGCAGCCGCCGGCCGCGTACACGATCATGGACGACGTGGTGTACTCGATCGACGTCGAGCGGCTGTCGGACGGCAAGTGGGTGCCCTACGAGACGAACGATCTGCAGCTGGAGTTCGTGCGGATCGACCCGTTCGTCCGCATGACCATGAAGCCAGTCGGCAACGGTCGTTACGAGGGCAGATTCAAGATCCCGGACGTGTACGGGGTGTACCAGTTCAAGGTGGATTACACGCGCGTCGGGCTGACGCACCTCTACAGCACGACGCAGGTCTCCGTGCGCCCGCTGCAGCACACGCAGTACGAGCGCTTCATACCGAGCGCGTTCCCGTATTACATAAGCGCGTTCTCCATGATGGGCGGCGTGTTCCTGTTCTCGCTCGTGTTCCTCCATTACAGAGATGACACCGCGAAGTCCAAGTCCGAGTAG
- the LOC105277418 gene encoding uncharacterized protein LOC105277418 — protein sequence MRRYFFMLTLVTCLTWHVVRTQNTGGCHIPLVIRGSWFSWENGRNTLTEINANSMTGRGTCVNVMEEYHVNYTFVFRDANTPTSYDSCYHCVKLLVRTVNVLEKLEVSCVNLPNGIEPTVDNVCRGLNANQHLITLFSENYVPVNCRSSLEGVWQFAYQNRFRFTGECNNPDAQIKSCQTAGTQFLITNQKFNITYKRCPGMKGTFDGLVEYSCLGDWFVDKNHFFAVANTKESRKDEKYRCFLKNRDDDLYIGVSITAECNTLKTVEKSPERLRITPVKAEIVEPGCRLPEDMSGNWINTANIDADIFINETHIIETWYPDVGRYRRTIYVCREQRDSRVMMARLTVDGCQKDYVCFDFVRRHHNVIRYRRGVAVIKDDFHTVCSWVQFPNKESWKFDLFLAKNPVPVRCPIAGKYMFHQKGDVMFETRILGGVTKSPRPNIYCKQNISDFSVCSTDQKEIAIDETYCLSVDHLGKPVDIYSDPDYIMKCIGYWKENLKSYLITYDELDPFSKYRCWVYQRADLNRVLLSQAIGPFCDLKQDVSSQNYTEGAAVALELQEYERERDRCPMHFDDGSNPWVQTENFVNVFHFGSGASIKSGFPFLFIVPLVAIFYFKSV from the exons ATGAGACGCTACTTTTTCATGCTCACACTCGTGACGTGCCTCACTTGGCATG TTGTCAGAACACAGAACACAGGGGGTTGCCATATACCTCTGGTCATCAGAGGATCATGGTTCTCCTGGGAAAACGGAAGGAACACCCTGACTGAAATAAATGCCAATAGCATGACTGGCCGGGGTACATGCGTGAACGTGATGGAGGAGTATCACGTTAATTATACGTTTGTGTTCCGCGACGCAAATACTCCGACTTCCTACGACAGCTGCTACCACTGTGTGAAGCTCCTCGTCCGAACGGTGAATGTACTGGAGAAGCTCGAAGTGAGCTGCGTAAACCTGCCCAATGGGATAGAACCCACGGTGGACAACGTCTGCAGAGGCTTAAACGCGAACCAGCACCTGATAACGCTGTTCTCGGAGAATTATGTGCCCGTGAACTGCAGATCCTCCTTGGAGGGGGTCTGGCAGTTCGCCTATCAAAATCGGTTCAGATTTACGGGGGAATGCAACAATCCAGACGCGCAGATAAAGTCCTGCCAGACCGCGGGAACCCAGTTTCTCATAACCAATCAGAAATTCAACATCACGTACAAGAGATGCCCCGGCATGAAGGGAACCTTTGACGGGCTGGTAGAGTACAGCTGCCTGGGCGACTGGTTCGTCGACAAGAATCACTTCTTCGCGGTGGCGAATACGAAGGAGTCGCGGAAGGACGAGAAGTACAGGTGCTTCTTGAAGAATCGCGACGACGACTTGTACATCGGTGTGTCGATCACCGCAGAGTGCAACACTCTGAAAACTGTTGAGAAGAGCCCCGAGCGTCTGCGAATCACCCCGGTCAAGGCGGAGATAGTTGAGCCGGGCTGTCGCTTACCCGAGGACATGTCTGGGAATTGGATCAATACCGCCAACATCGACGCAGACATCTTCATCAACGAGACGCACATCATCGAGACTTGGTACCCGGACGTAGGGCGGTATCGACGAACGATTTACGTTTGCCGCGAGCAAAGGGACTCCAGAGTCATGATGGCGAGATTGACGGTTGATGGATG CCAGAAGGACTACGTTTGCTTCGACTTCGTACGGCGACATCACAACGTCATCAGGTATCGACGCGGGGTGGCTGTGATAAAGGACGATTTTCATACGGTGTGTTCCTGGGTTCAGTTTCCCAACAAGGAATCCTGGAAGTTCGACCTATTTTTag CGAAAAATCCGGTCCCGGTGCGCTGCCCGATAGCTGGGAAGTACATGTTCCATCAGAAAGGGGACGTCATGTTCGAGACCAGGATTCTGGGTGGCGTCACGAAATCCCCTCGGCCGAACATTTATTGTAAACAGAATATCTCGGACTTCTCGGTGTGCAGTACTGATCAGAAGGAGATCGCCATCGATGAAACTTACTGCCTGTCCGTGGACCACTTGGGAAAACCAGTCGACATCTACA GCGATCCGGATTACATAATGAAGTGCATCGGATATTGGAAGGAGAATTTGAAGTCGTATCTGATTACGTACGATGAGTTGGATCCCTTCAGTAAGTACCGCTGCTGGGTGTACCAGAGGGCCGACTTGAACAGGGTGCTCCTGTCGCAAGCTATCGGTCCGTTCTGCGATCTCAAGCAAGACGTGTCGAGTCAGAATTACACGGAAGGCGCCGCGGTCGCGCTGGAACTGCAG GAATACGAGCGAGAGCGCGACCGATGCCCGATGCACTTCGATGACGGCAGCAATCCTTGGGTGCAAACGGAGAATTTCGTCAACGTCTTCCACTTCGGCAGCGGCGCTAGCATAAAGAGCGGTTTCCCGTTCTTGTTTATCGTACCGCTAGtggcaatattttattttaaaagtgtGTAA
- the LOC105277411 gene encoding protein FAM32A, whose product MPATNTETDLYAKAAPGRLKLKNEETVSKKKKEKHGKKKKLVEVSKIVEEEKPQTAEVKRTNAELAFQKMQEKMQTERIKQKASKTHKQRVEEFNRHLDSLTEHFDIPKVSWTK is encoded by the exons ATGCCTGCAACGAATACTGAAACTGACCTATATGCAAAGGCTGCACCAGGACGCCTGAAACTGAAGAATGAGGAAACAGTAAGCAAGAA GAAAAAGGAGAAGCatggaaagaagaagaagttaGTGGAGGTGTCAAAGATTGTTGAGGAGGAAAAGCCGCAGACGGCAGAAGTGAAACGGACAAATGCAGAATTGGCTTTTCAGAAAATGCAAGAGAAAATG caAACTGAAAGAATCAAGCAAAAAGCCTCCAAGACGCACAAGCAACGAGTGGAAGAGTTTAATCGACACTTGGATAGCTTAACAGAACACTTTGATATACCCAAAGTGAGCTGGACAAAATAA
- the LOC105277393 gene encoding small integral membrane protein 12: protein MWPLIVRSFGSFGKYLTLPIVAVIGAVGYYVESRVSDRYTPATAPIVQQRQERLLENIDSANKKKHNPLEVNLSPSLSS from the coding sequence ATGTGGCCTCTGATAGTGAGGTCTTTCGGCAGTTTTGGCAAGTATCTTACACTTCCTATCGTGGCTGTTATTGGAGCTGTCGGGTACTACGTCGAGAGTCGTGTATCCGACCGTTACACGCCAGCGACAGCACCTATCGTACAGCAACGGCAGGAGAGATTACTGGAAAATATAGATTCGGCTAACAAAAAGAAGCACAATCCCTTAGAAGTCAATCTCTCACCGTCATTGTCCAGTTAG